In the genome of Candidatus Nitrosotenuis sp. DW1, one region contains:
- a CDS encoding protein translocase SEC61 complex subunit gamma gives MDLVSTFKNMANTMKLAKKSDKEDYMQHLRLVLLGIAAIGTIGFIIQFVFAVFRFG, from the coding sequence ATGGATCTAGTAAGCACCTTCAAGAACATGGCAAACACGATGAAACTTGCCAAAAAATCAGACAAAGAGGACTATATGCAACATTTGAGACTGGTTCTTTTAGGAATAGCTGCTATTGGGACGATTGGATTTATAATTCAGTTTGTTTTTGCTGTGTTTAGATTCGGATAG
- a CDS encoding MGMT family protein has translation MERRVYQKLLRVPKGKVTTYGDLAKAINLPNGQRVIGRIMNKNPFPVIIPCHRVVKSDGKIGGYFYGEDVKTNMLSKEGISVKSGKIQNWEKTVFRF, from the coding sequence CTGGAACGTAGAGTTTATCAAAAATTACTCAGGGTGCCAAAAGGGAAAGTTACTACATATGGTGATCTTGCAAAGGCAATCAATCTGCCAAACGGTCAGCGAGTAATCGGCAGAATTATGAACAAAAACCCGTTTCCCGTAATCATTCCATGTCACCGTGTTGTCAAGTCTGATGGCAAAATTGGCGGCTATTTCTACGGCGAGGATGTAAAAACCAACATGCTCTCAAAAGAAGGAATCTCAGTTAAGAGTGGAAAAATTCAAAATTGGGAAAAAACTGTTTTCCGATTCTAG
- a CDS encoding transcription elongation factor Spt5 — protein MSQEIKSHLFAVRTTGGQEKVVMNLLQNKIKTNKINVLSVLLVDNLKGYVVIEAKDANAAFDALQGIRHIRGQLRGELEFKDIEGYLVTRTSAAQLAIDNVVEIIGGPFKGMKATVTRVDNEKQEATVILLDAPYQLPVTVDSNYLKISTA, from the coding sequence TTGTCACAAGAAATTAAATCGCATCTTTTTGCAGTCAGAACCACAGGAGGTCAGGAAAAAGTAGTAATGAACTTGCTACAGAACAAGATAAAGACAAACAAGATTAACGTTCTTTCAGTTTTACTAGTTGATAATCTAAAGGGCTATGTCGTAATTGAGGCAAAAGACGCAAACGCTGCTTTTGATGCCCTACAGGGAATCAGACACATCCGCGGCCAGCTCAGAGGCGAGTTAGAATTCAAAGATATCGAAGGTTATTTGGTAACTAGGACAAGTGCGGCACAGCTAGCAATAGACAACGTTGTCGAAATTATTGGAGGGCCATTCAAGGGAATGAAGGCAACCGTAACAAGAGTAGACAATGAAAAGCAGGAAGCAACTGTCATTCTATTAGATGCACCATACCAATTGCCAGTCACAGTCGATAGCAACTATCTCAAGATATCCACGGCTTAG
- a CDS encoding 50S ribosomal protein L32e, whose translation MTINKEELALRKTIAEHRPDFVRQESWRYVRVGLAWRKPKGIDNHQRKQKFRGRPGLVKVGYGGPKVAKGLHPSGFTDNLVHNVADLEKLNPKTDGVRIGHGVGTKKRLEIVKKAMEKKFKVFNARVRTSGSKS comes from the coding sequence TTGACCATCAATAAAGAAGAACTGGCATTAAGAAAAACAATTGCAGAACACAGGCCAGACTTTGTAAGACAAGAAAGTTGGAGATATGTAAGAGTTGGGCTAGCTTGGAGAAAACCAAAGGGAATAGACAACCATCAGAGAAAACAAAAGTTCAGAGGTCGACCAGGATTAGTCAAGGTAGGATATGGCGGTCCAAAAGTAGCAAAGGGTTTGCACCCATCAGGATTTACAGATAATTTAGTTCACAATGTTGCTGATTTAGAGAAACTAAACCCAAAGACAGATGGCGTAAGAATTGGCCACGGTGTCGGAACAAAGAAGAGATTGGAAATAGTTAAAAAAGCAATGGAAAAGAAATTCAAGGTTTTCAATGCGAGAGTGAGGACTAGTGGTAGTAAATCTTAG
- a CDS encoding D-aminoacyl-tRNA deacylase: protein MELLVAYEQDPAGHNMAKFISKQMKKDGDIYRGKNFDLVIISTPAISADWLEEKYHYDGFVFLSKHAAQSGELALTCHSTGNFGAAQFGGNNRQVAVPHPHLQKSYLQTLWKNKDAFSEFQITIEATHHGPTALSKPAIFIEIGTTEKQWTDESLCNSVANLVLQTLSGPIAINPVAICFGGTHYPEKFTKELIEGKYALGTVIPKHALEFLDESLFSHILDRNRAKTALLDWGGLGSHKQKVIDLIRDADMEMIKL, encoded by the coding sequence GTGGAACTGCTAGTTGCGTACGAACAAGACCCGGCTGGCCATAACATGGCAAAATTCATCTCGAAACAGATGAAAAAAGATGGTGACATTTACCGGGGGAAAAATTTTGATCTAGTAATTATTTCAACTCCTGCTATTTCTGCAGACTGGCTTGAGGAAAAATATCATTATGATGGATTCGTATTTCTGTCAAAACATGCAGCGCAGTCTGGAGAACTTGCCCTAACGTGCCACAGCACTGGAAACTTTGGCGCGGCACAGTTTGGAGGAAATAATAGGCAAGTTGCGGTTCCTCACCCACACCTGCAAAAATCCTACCTGCAAACGTTATGGAAAAATAAAGATGCTTTTTCGGAATTTCAAATCACAATAGAGGCTACCCATCATGGGCCTACCGCTTTGAGCAAGCCTGCGATATTTATCGAGATTGGAACCACCGAAAAACAATGGACAGACGAGTCCCTTTGCAACTCTGTCGCAAACCTGGTGTTGCAAACCCTGTCTGGACCAATTGCGATCAATCCTGTGGCAATATGTTTTGGCGGCACGCACTACCCTGAAAAATTCACAAAAGAACTCATCGAAGGAAAGTATGCCCTAGGGACCGTGATTCCAAAGCACGCACTTGAATTTCTAGACGAGTCTCTTTTTTCTCATATTTTAGATCGAAACAGGGCAAAAACCGCACTGCTGGATTGGGGAGGGTTAGGATCACACAAACAAAAGGTAATTGATTTAATCCGGGATGCCGATATGGAAATGATAAAACTTTGA
- a CDS encoding 50S ribosomal protein L19e, giving the protein MVVNLRAKKRLVSRVVGVGLDRIKFDTERSDDIADAITRENIRSLITAGTITIKPAKGTSRGRSKFKKSQKSKRGATTGSKKGRKGARVGKKEVYVKRIRSLRYRLKVAKDRKDITNPEFWELYRKVGGNTVKDTAHLRGLITEIKARRKD; this is encoded by the coding sequence GTGGTAGTAAATCTTAGAGCTAAAAAACGCCTCGTATCTCGAGTCGTTGGAGTAGGCCTTGACAGAATTAAATTTGATACTGAGAGATCAGACGACATTGCAGACGCCATCACTCGTGAGAACATTAGAAGTCTCATAACTGCAGGCACAATTACAATCAAGCCAGCAAAGGGAACATCTCGCGGAAGATCAAAGTTCAAGAAATCACAAAAGTCCAAAAGAGGAGCCACTACTGGTTCAAAGAAAGGAAGGAAGGGAGCTCGTGTCGGGAAGAAAGAAGTCTATGTAAAAAGAATACGCTCATTGCGATATAGACTCAAGGTAGCAAAAGACAGAAAAGATATTACAAATCCGGAATTCTGGGAACTCTACAGAAAGGTAGGCGGAAACACAGTAAAAGACACTGCTCACCTAAGAGGCCTAATTACGGAGATAAAGGCAAGACGCAAAGACTAG